A single genomic interval of Candidatus Sulfotelmatobacter sp. harbors:
- a CDS encoding glycosyl hydrolase family 39, with protein sequence MKKIFRYESLLVVVIALLISCTLPNMYGQTPAASDTLLVDGAAPTHPFPHFWEQMFGSGRAILVLRDSYRQDLRAVHQITDFEYVRFHAIFDDEVGIYDEDGEGKPVYDFSYVDQIYDGLLADGVKPFVEISFMPNKLAAAAKLQPFWYKPNVSPPKDWAKWDALIAAFVGHLIDRYGIDEVAAWYFEVWNEPNLDFWAGEPKQSTYWELYDHTVLAIKKVNARLRVGGPATAQAAWVSPFLQHCTQNNIPVDFVSTHVYGNDSSTDVFGTTEDIPRNQMVCRAVQKVHQQIRDSAKPGLPLIWSEFNASYKNETDVTDAVYMGPWLAETIQQCDGLVNIMSYWTFSDVFEEQGVVKKPFYGGYGLLAEDSIPKPAFEAFRLLHKLGNERLTLDSDSALVTRRENGSIVIAVWNYQPPEHSGRSRNVALRFKNINASHASVWRVDVNHGDFHESYKKMHEPRYPTPAQIRQLRASSEIEPVVRDITNSELELDVPASGLALIELK encoded by the coding sequence ATGAAAAAAATCTTCAGATACGAATCCCTGCTCGTCGTTGTTATTGCCCTGCTTATTTCGTGCACCCTTCCGAATATGTATGGGCAAACTCCGGCAGCTTCGGATACCCTACTCGTCGACGGCGCCGCCCCGACACACCCATTCCCCCACTTTTGGGAACAAATGTTTGGCTCCGGTCGAGCCATTCTCGTGCTCCGCGACAGCTACCGTCAGGATTTGCGTGCGGTTCACCAGATTACCGACTTCGAATATGTGCGATTTCATGCCATTTTTGACGATGAAGTCGGTATCTACGATGAGGATGGCGAGGGAAAACCGGTTTACGACTTTTCCTATGTCGATCAGATCTACGATGGGTTATTGGCCGACGGAGTCAAGCCTTTTGTAGAAATCAGCTTCATGCCTAACAAGCTCGCAGCGGCTGCGAAGTTGCAGCCTTTTTGGTATAAACCGAACGTATCGCCGCCTAAAGATTGGGCAAAATGGGATGCGCTCATCGCCGCTTTCGTGGGCCATCTGATCGACCGCTATGGAATCGACGAAGTTGCCGCGTGGTATTTCGAAGTCTGGAATGAGCCAAATCTTGACTTCTGGGCCGGCGAACCAAAGCAATCCACGTACTGGGAACTGTATGACCACACGGTTCTCGCCATCAAGAAGGTGAACGCGCGGCTTCGTGTAGGAGGACCGGCTACGGCTCAGGCCGCATGGGTCAGCCCATTCCTCCAGCATTGCACACAAAACAACATCCCCGTAGATTTCGTTTCTACTCACGTCTACGGAAACGACAGTTCGACCGACGTGTTCGGCACGACCGAAGATATACCGCGCAACCAAATGGTGTGCCGCGCCGTTCAGAAAGTTCACCAGCAAATCCGCGATTCCGCTAAACCAGGCCTGCCGCTCATCTGGAGTGAATTCAACGCCAGTTACAAGAACGAGACCGACGTCACCGATGCTGTATATATGGGTCCATGGCTGGCCGAGACGATTCAGCAATGCGACGGGCTGGTGAATATCATGTCCTATTGGACGTTTTCCGATGTCTTCGAAGAACAAGGCGTAGTGAAGAAGCCGTTCTACGGAGGATATGGTTTGCTGGCGGAAGATTCTATCCCGAAGCCGGCATTCGAAGCTTTCCGGTTGCTGCACAAGCTGGGAAACGAGCGGCTCACTTTGGACTCCGATTCCGCGCTGGTCACCCGGCGTGAGAATGGCTCAATCGTAATCGCCGTATGGAATTACCAGCCGCCCGAGCATTCCGGGCGAAGCAGGAACGTTGCTCTCCGTTTCAAGAATATAAATGCGAGCCATGCGTCCGTATGGCGGGTGGATGTGAATCATGGCGACTTCCACGAATCGTACAAGAAAATGCATGAACCCCGCTATCCGACGCCGGCCCAGATTCGACAGCTTCGCGCCTCCTCAGAGATCGAGCCGGTGGTGCGGGACATTACAAATAGTGAACTCGAGTTGGACGTGCCGGCTTCGGGCTTGGCCTTGATTGAGCTGAAATGA